The following are from one region of the Dreissena polymorpha isolate Duluth1 chromosome 2, UMN_Dpol_1.0, whole genome shotgun sequence genome:
- the LOC127869299 gene encoding putative exonuclease GOR, which produces MTDIYTKCLRKLTSEYQLRSLDYPRPDPSGKPGRASLYGDHYGFTPGTCKRCSRTFDITFEKRSQCDFHKEPSRKIRGVQHPHACCNGKYGSKGCYNAPSHVYKGNMYLDTEGFLTTKPLASPPADGNYGVYAMDTESIHTKKGLEICKVTVVDSKCNVVYDEYCLPTTDIIDYNTIWSGIREEHLKAVTKTTEEMRNDLLTLFNEDTILVGHGLGSDLMLLKIFHSKVIDTLILYPHHRGPPLRRSLKDIAQTELRMTIQNGVGHDSKEDAEVTMRLLLRKL; this is translated from the exons ATGACAG ACATATATACAAAATGTTTGCGAAAACTGACATCGGAATACCAATTACGATCTCTGGACTATCCAAGACCTGATCCTAGCGGAAAACCGGGCAGAGCGTCCCTGTATGGCGATCACTATGGATTTACACCGG GAACATGCAAGAGGTGCTCTCGTACGTTTGATATAACATTTGAAAAACGTTCACAGTGTGATTTCCACAAGGAACCCTCCAGGAAAATAC GTGGTGTCCAGCATCCTCATGCTTGTTGCAATGGCAAATATGGTTCGAAAGGATGCTACAATGCACCG AGTCACGTGTACAAAGGTAATATGTACCTGGACACCGAAGGGTTTTTAACCACGAAGCCTTTAGCATCTCCCCCAGCGGATGGCAATTACGGTGTTTATGCTATGGATACGGAATCG atCCACACAAAGAAGGGTCTCGAGATTTGCAAGGTGACGGTCGTTGACTCCAAATGCAACGTGGTGTACGATGAGTACTGTTTACCGACCACCGACATTATTGACTACAATACCAT CTGGAGTGGCATTAGAGAGGAACACCTTAAGGCTGTCACCAAGACAACCGAGGAGATGCGAAACGACCTACTAACTCTCTTCAACGAGGACACCATACTGGTTGGACACGGCCTTGGGAGCGATCTCATGCTCTTGAAG ATTTTTCACAGTAAAGTGATCGACACCCTGATTTTGTACCCCCACCACCGAGGCCCTCCACTGAGAAGATCTTTGAAAGACATCGCTCAAACCGAGCTGAGAATGACCATCCAGAATGGGG TTGGCCATGACAGCAAAGAAGATGCCGAGGTGACGATGCGCCTGTTGCTCAGAAAACTGTAA